The genomic window CCATTATTCCTGCAGTGTATCTAAAGcattctctgcttcctccccatccccactgaAATGCACTGGCCAGGTGTCCCCACCCTGTGGGTGCCTCTCAGTACCCACCTCAGAACACTGGagtcaggaagaggaagaacataggccctgggggacaggggtggggctCTAGGCATGAGCTTGTGGTCCTAGCTCTGTGTCTGGGTGAAACCTTCTtctgtcctcccttctccctAAGGAGAGCTCCCTCACACCCGGGTCTCAGGGTGATTTGGGGTGTCTAGAGGCTGAAAAAATATGCATCcattcaaatccaggctctgtCACTTCCCCACTGTCTGACCTTGGGTGTGTGacttagcttctctgtgcctcaaccTCCTCATCCACGCAGTGGGGATGATGGAGCTTCTGCTGCTCGGATTAACAAAGCTGTCTTATGCTAACGGCTTAGCCCAGTACGTGGTACAGAACAGCATAACAAGAGCCCAGCAAACGGTGTCAGTAATTATGAACTAATACTCACATAGTGCTTACCACGCGCAGGCCCTGTTTAACGCTTTACATATATTGTCATGTAATCCTCACATCtctgttttacaggtgaggaaactggaaTCTGAAGCTCACACAGCGGTTGATGGTGGATGTTCAGACCCAGGCAGCCGGGCTCCAGAGTTGGGGCTCTCAACGCCTCTGTGCACAACAACGGGGGTCATTGTGGGTGCTGCCCCTGGCAAGCTGAGCTCTCAACCCCCCAGTCCGCCCTCCTTCCGTGAGAGTGGGGAGcggggaaggaaggagcagatgATGGCTAGCACATCCACATCAGCGCTGAATCCAGGTCCCCCAGTTGGTGGCCGAAGTCAGGCAGAGCGCCCCAGCCCACTCCAGGGGAAAAGGGGGGGACCAGACGACGATGCCGAGAGGGGTGGCCGGAGCGCCGcccccaggaggggagggaggggtggcggGGTTGAGGGGTGCCCAGCTGCCATCCCCGCCGCCTCCTGGCCCCCACTCGCTGGCGCCCAAGTGGGAGGACGGCAGCTGCCCGCTCCCTCCTCCCCGCATCCCCACTACCTGCCCAGTCCCCGAAGCGAAGCGTGAGGAGGCTGCGAGCCAGCGGGGCCGAGCCCACAACTTTGCAGCCTCGGGGAGGGCGAGAGCCGGCGTCCGGGGCTCCTCTTGTCCGCGACCCGAGCCCGGTGAGTTCGTTTCCCCACCCCTCTGCGGCGGTGCGGCGGCGGCGCAGGGGGCGGCTTCCCGGGCGTCCGGGAGGCGGTGGCCGAGACGCCTGCGGCCNNNNNNNNNNNNNNNNNNNNNNNNNNNNNNNNNNNNNNNNNNNNNNNNNNNNNNNNNNNNNNNNNNNNNNNNNNNNNNNNNNNNNNNNNNNNNNNNNNNNGGGGGGGGGGTGGCCAGAGGGTCTGAAAAAAGGAGGTGAAGCAGGTCTTCCAAGAggtcatttctctctgccccactccaaaTTCTTTACTTTCTCCTCCAAGGGGGTCTGAAGGAGAAATCCGAAACCTGGGCTCATTTATACCGCCATAAAGGAGTGGAGCGCTGGCCCCACGCCCTttatctcccccacccctaccccccacctcACCGACTGCCCTGGCTGTGCCTGGCTCCAGGGCTCTAGAACCTCAGAGGTTGCTCAAAAACCGAGCGGGCACTGGGAGGTAGGGCCTGACCCCCAGAGGCCAGTTCGGTCTTGGGGTTCACACCTGCTTGGCCTCTGGGtcagggaagagaggaggtgTGATCCAAGGGACAGGCGCGGGGAGCTTGGATTTCCGTGGGGTGGGACCGACCAACTGCGCCCCCTGGACACTGCAGTAAGTCTTCCTCTCACCCTGGGCCCCTTAGGAATGTAATCGAGGATGCTGGCCCTGAGGCTGCTCAACGTGGTGGCCCCCGCCTACTTCCTGTGCATCTCCCTGGTGACCTTCGTGCTGcagctcttcctcttcctgcccaGCATGCGCCAGGACCCCGAGGCCGCCTGGCTCTTCTCTCCCGCGCTGCTCCATGGCGCGCTCTTCCTGTTCCTCTCAACCAATGCCCTGGGCAATTACGTCCTGGTCATCCAGAACTCCCCGGACGACCTGGACGCCTGCCAGGGGCCCTCGGCCAGGAGGGCCCCATGCCCCCCGCCCAGCACCCACTTCTGCCGCGTGTGCGCCAGAGTCACCCTGAGGCACGACCATCACTGTTTCTTCACCGGCAACTGCATCGGCAGTAGGAACATGCGCAACTTCGTCCTGTTCTGCCTCTACACCTCCCTTGCCTGCCTCTACTCCATGGTGGCCGGCGTGGCCTACATCTCAGCAGTGCTTTCCATCTCCTTCGCCCACCCCTTGGCCTTCCTCACGCTCCTTCCCACCTCCATCAGCCAGTTCTTCTCCGGTGAGTGGGTCTTGGCAGGCAGGTTGGGCCCTCCATAGGGAccctccaccccaaccccaggTTTGCcagatttagtaaataaaaataccgGATGCCCAGTTAAATGGTAACTTCAGATAAACAATGCATAactcttttaatataaatatatcctaAATATTACATGGGGCATACTTATAAACATTTTGttaacggggtgcctgggtgactcggtcgagtgtccaactcttaattttggcttaggtcatgatctcaggatcatgggatcgagccctgaattgggctctgcattgagcctggagcctgcttaagattctctctctccctctgcctctttcccctgctcatgctctctctataactaaatatatacataaataaatacatcaataaatattctgaaatatatctgaaattatatatctgaaattcaagttaaCTGGGCATACTGTATTTTACCTGGCcgcctccctctccaccccctccacATCCTCATTCATCATCTCCTCCTGGCTTGCCACGATATGCTCATGGGAATTTGTGGCAATCCAGGCGGAACACTTGCTCCGCGCCAGACAGGCCCGGGTGCTGGCCATCCTGCCATGCAGCTTGGGAGGTACACCTGTGCTATGGTCTTCCTCTGCCTGGGCTCTGATCCTGTTCACACATTCCCTCAAGGACTTTGCTCTCCAAATGTTTTGCCAACCAACCACAGTAAGACTGACCAGGGTGCCAGGCCAGCCCCCCACAGAAGGCTgagccctgccctcctgcccactACATTTGTCCCTGCCAGGCTGTTTCTAGGCTGCCGATGGCGCGGAGCAGGGGGCACCCTGGCTGGAGATGCAGCCATGTTTAATGGCTCCATCTTCACATCCCAGCACTGTGGCACTGGCGTGGGATTTGACCCTTCAGGGAGACTCTCACGCCTGCAGGAGCCATGCAAGTGGGTCTTCACGCCAGGACACAGCTGAGCACCCTGGGGAGGACTATGCTTGTGCCCCCGAGGAGAGCTCCTTGATTCCTGGCACAGAGGGGCCTGTCTCCCGTTGGCAGTTCTTAGCACTTTACCTGGCCTTGAAATTCACCCCTCCCTCATTGCCTTCCATTCCATCCCCACCCTGGCCTTTGACTCCAGCCAGCTTGGTTTTACAGTTGCGagcgtgcacgcatgtgtgtgtctgAGATTGAAACTGACGTTCATAGGGGGTTGAATGGCTTGCCGGGGATCTTACTACCACAGACTGACAGGcagtctctgccccacccccacccccgcccaggtGTTTAAACAGCCCCACGCAGCCTGGGGAACCTAGCACACCACTGGCCTGTCAGGAACAAAGACACACATTGCAGCTACATCCATTGAGAGCCCAAGATTATTTTGATGTGCCTTGGGCCAGACCCTCATGGAAGTTCTGCTCCACTCTGGGGAGCCATCATTGTGGTCTTTGTTGGGCCCACAGCCAAGAGTCCTTCACAGGAGCAGAACTGTGGTGTCGTTGCAGAATGGGGACTCAGAAACTCAGGAAGGCCGCAGCTGTGGGGTGGCCTTGAGGGCTGGTGGCTGAGTTCAGCCCAGAACTCAGAACTCTGGGGCCTTCTGGATCCTGGCATGGGCCTAGAAGGCTGCTGGGCCTGAAATAACCAgaccgggggaggggaggtgggcgggctAGGGGGGTGGAGTGTGAGCACAGACAGGTGGAGGCAtgaggagagccagagagcctgATTACACTTTCTTTTCCAAGTAGCATCATCACATCAGAATGAATGGTTCCAAAGGGAGGATCTGGAAATGGTTTGATTTGAGATAAGCCTGGGCTTGAGGCCTGTCCATATGTGCTAGGTGTGGGAGACAGTATAGAAGGGAAGAGGGGTTCTTGCTTTGGTCTGAGGGAGAACAGAGCCAGTCAGTGACTACCTTGGGACCCAGATCCCTGTTGCAGCACCTCTTTTTACCTCCTCCCCATACCCACTGGGAGAAGGAggccaagattttttaaaaaatattttttaatgtttatttacttttgagagagagagagagagagagacaaagtatgagtggaggagggacagagagacagaggaagatgtagaatctgaggcaggctccaggctccgagctgtcagcacagaacctgacgcggggctcaaagccacagagacagcacagaacctgacgcagggctcaaacccacagactgttagatcatgacctgagccgaagtcagatgcttaaccgactgagccacccaggcgcccccaagattTCTAATCTCCAGCTCTCCTGTCCTATCCATCTTCTTCCTTTGCtgaccttccttcttccccctcaCCAGCCCTTCTCGCTCCACCCCCACATACGCACTTGACCCCATCAGCACACTGGATCTCACCAGCGTCTCtctttctatgtcttcttctatTCTCAACCTAGATGGTTGTGGGCATACCCTCTCTCGTCTGCTCAGGAGGGCAAGTGGACAGGAGGGACTAGGAGGGAACAGGCTGTTGAATAGACTGACCATCCGCAGCTGTGGTACTGCCCTGAGTCAGATCTGCCACCAGAGCACAGCATGGCTGGGAGTGTGGGCCCTCAGCTCATGCCAAGGAAGTAGGAGACTAGCCAGTTCGATTTTGGAAGTTGTCCTTTCTTTGGGCTTCAGGGCGTTGGTATAGCTTGTgtcagctctctgagcctcattcctCTTATCTGAGAAGTGGCAATGACACCACCTGACGTGTGTCATTGGGATACGTGTGCCAGCACAGTGGGTGCCACCAGCAAGTCCAGTAGAAGGGGAAGAGGACTAACATTTGCTAAGCACAAAGTATGTGAATTATCACATCCATTTTAAAAGCTCAGGAGCCAAAGGCTCAGCCAGGTTAAGTTGCTTCCAAACACACAACGAGTGTGACTCCAACCCAAGATTTGGACCCAGGGCTGCTAGCCTCCAGAGCTCATACTCTTTCCACCGCACCACTCTGCCTCTCTGGAGCTGCTTCTAGATGATTGAGCCACTTTGGGAGGAAGAGAGGTTCTTGTCCCTGCCTGTCTACTAAAGATACCAGATGACAATCTGTCAGAGGTGTTATAGATGCTTGGTAGGAAGCAGGGGTGGAAAGATTGGATAATGTGAGCATTTGGGCCCTTTAGGAAGATTCTGTGATTTTCTAAAAGAAgaactattattaaataattcagaAGAGCTGAGGCAGCCAGGCTGAGCAACTTCAAACACTTCAAGAGAAAGCAGGTTCCCAGAATAGCCTTTTGTAACTGCTGCAAGGGGCCAGGAAAAGGCCACAAGGTCTTTTCCGCATGTCTTGATTTAGTGCCAGAAAAAAGCCTGTGGAAAACAGCTTCCATCAGCTCGGGCATATCCCTGCGGCTGAGTTGCAAGGCAGCCCCTGCACTTGACAGCTCTGATGTTCTCACATCGCAGCTCGAGGGCCATCTTTGCCTGTCAGCATTCCTGGAGCCCGGAGGGCACCATGGTTCTGGAATCCTGCACGTGGCTGAGCTAACCTGTGCTGACAAGGAAGAAGTGGGTCAGAGGGATGAAACAGCCCTAAGTAAGCCTGGGCCCACTGCCGCCCGCATGGCAGCTGAGGGGCTGCTCAAAATGCCAGCTGGAGTGAGTTTTCCATCCCCTGGGCAGCTGGGCTTACCTGTCTCCAACACTGCAAGGAGAAACCTATCAAAGCTTGTAGGGCTGAAGGCAAGACAAAGCTGCTAATGAGCAAACCTGAATCCAGCCCACATCTTCCTGGCTGCTGAGTCCACTGATGCTCACACTGGACAAAATTTGAAAGCCCAATGCTCACAGGTCTAGAAACTGGGGCCTGGGGAAACCAGCGAAGAGGTGGGCTGGAGCCAGAGAATGCTGGAAAAAAAGGATATGGTTGAGATGTGCAGGGGCTGAATAGGTTGAAAGGTGGGGTCTCTGGAACAGGTACCCTCATCTAATTGGGAGGGGTGGTGGTTGACTTTCCCTTTTGTAGCTGAGGGAGACAGGGGCTGAGGAGGGCTTTTGAGTTCTCTTCTGGGCCCACTGCTCTAGCTGCTAGGCAGGTCAA from Suricata suricatta isolate VVHF042 chromosome 9, meerkat_22Aug2017_6uvM2_HiC, whole genome shotgun sequence includes these protein-coding regions:
- the ZDHHC22 gene encoding palmitoyltransferase ZDHHC22 encodes the protein MLALRLLNVVAPAYFLCISLVTFVLQLFLFLPSMRQDPEAAWLFSPALLHGALFLFLSTNALGNYVLVIQNSPDDLDACQGPSARRAPCPPPSTHFCRVCARVTLRHDHHCFFTGNCIGSRNMRNFVLFCLYTSLACLYSMVAGVAYISAVLSISFAHPLAFLTLLPTSISQFFSGAVLGSEMFVILMLYLWFAIGLACAGFCCHQLLLILRGQTRHQVRKGVAVRARPWRKNLQEVFGKRWLLGLLVPMFNVGGENSKQRDK